From a region of the Fusarium verticillioides 7600 chromosome 9, whole genome shotgun sequence genome:
- a CDS encoding RAN protein kinase, translating to MQQHAIFGYQTPPPSPGFDHPKCTVQQPFAVPHSRHFQNRCVPLAPEARLGRVLEGTLQLTDILGTGAYGVVYLAVDLKTGGKYAVKCLSKFNPDGTPLESRQFAYQQREIRLHWKASEHSNVVQMLKIVNDPDCIYVILEYCPEGDLFLNITERGQYVGKDELSRNIFLQILDAVEHCHNLGIYHRDLKPENILVTDHGDTVKLADFGLATSDDRSEDYGCGSTFYMSPECLDHSARKPYYLCAPNDVWSLGVILVNLTCGRNPWKQASFQDSTYRAYAGSKDFLKTILPLSDELNDILGRIFEPIPEQRITLSELRTRIMACSMFTVPPMSSLPTPPASPNHITEYVSSEDAIIDDYEYDSPLSPASSDDEGSLTSSDSTIDDLDDEFEQERQMPQTPPEFAPHAFDPEEPKEHQLIYHSQEFVPQKYSGPVPVPVAVPPQPMLCQQVPMPIQAQVPVSVQAPCQPKSYFPIWDMVKYVQQVPMLQHHVPFHQQVPFMPTFQGCY from the exons ATGCAGCAACATGCCATATTCGGTTACCAAACCCCTCCGCCCTCTCCAGGATTCGATCATCCCAAGTGTACTGTTCAACAACCATTTGCCGTCCCTCACTCTCGACACTTCCAGAACCGATGCGTCCCTCTCGCCCCGGAGGCCAGGCTAGGCCGCGTGCTTGAGGGTACTCTCCAGCTTACTGACATCCTTGGAACTGGCGCCTATGGCGTCGTGTACCTTGCCGTCGATCTCAAGACCGGAGGTAAATACGCTGTCAAGTGCTTGAGCAAGTTCAATCCCGATGGAACCCCTTTGGAATCCAGACAATTTGCCTACCAACAACGAGAGATCCGTCTTCACTGGAAGGCATCGGAACACTCCAACGTGGtccagatgctcaagattgTGAATGATCCTGACTGCATCTATGTTATTCTCGAGTACTGCCCTGAGGGTGATCTCTTCTTGAATATCACTGAGCGCGGTCAATATGTTGGTAAGGATGAACTATCAAGGAATATCTTTCTGCAAATCCTGGATGCCGTTGAACACTGCCACAACCTTGGAATCTACCACCGGGACCTCAAGCCGGAGAACATCTTGGTGACAGACCACGGAGACACTGTTAAGCTGGCTGACTTTGGTCTTGCTACTTCTGATGATCGATCTGAGGACTACGGATGCGGTTCAACATTCTACATGAGTCCAG AATGCCTGGACCACTCTGCTAGGAAGCCTTACTACCTTTGCGCCCCCAATGATGTCTGGAGCCTTGGAGTtatcctcgtcaacctcacCTGTGGACGCAACCCATGGAAACAAGCTTCCTTCCAGGACTCTACTTACCGTGCCTATGCCGGATCCAAGGACTTCTTGAAGACCATCCTCCCATTGTCGGATGAACTGAACGACATTCTGGGACGGATCTTCGAGCCTATCCCCGAGCAGCGGATCACTCTTTCTGAGCTCCGAACCAGGATTATGGCCTGCTCTATGTTTACCGTGCCGCCCATGTCGTCTCTACCGACACCTCCGGCCTCACCAAACCACATCACCGAATACGTTTCCTCCGAggatgccatcatcgacgactATGAGTACGACTCACCACTGTCGCCTGCCTCCTCTGACGATGAGGGTTCGCTTACTTCAAGCGACTCTACCATTGACGACCTGGACGACGAGTTTGAACAGGAACGCCAGATGCCACAGACTCCTCCTGAGTTTGCACCACACGCCTTCGACCCTGAGGAGCCCAAGGAACATCAACTCATCTACCACAGCCAGGAATTCGTGCCCCAGAAGTACTCTGGGCCCGTCCCCGTGCCAGTGGCCGTTCCCCCTCAGCCCATGCTTTGCCAGCAGGTCCCTATGCCTATCCAGGCTCAGGTTCCTGTCTCTGTGCAAGCTCCTTGTCAACCCAAATCATATTTCCCTATCTGGGATATGGTAAAATACGTTCAACAAGTGCCCATGCTTCAGCACCATGTGCCCTTTCATCAACAGGTCCCCTTCATGCCTACGTTCCAAGGTTGTTACTAA